In Perca fluviatilis chromosome 3, GENO_Pfluv_1.0, whole genome shotgun sequence, the following proteins share a genomic window:
- the tjp1a gene encoding tight junction protein ZO-1 isoform X5 has translation MKYQKYITVMQMAMGVTASNKDCLPTKRQLWVTPQDEETSPSGAPGCSDEPTGATGGAGAMAITATSTLSLPMSQGKPSLRRIKGRIHRSKSLDSMDLLDSNSTVGAAEDHPTFTHLHTARACGGTQTRAKESPWVNRSWNQTVGRHMHACVSAAMEETVIWEQHTVTLHRAPGFGFGIAISGGRDNPHFQSGETSIVISDVLKGGPAEGLLQENDRVVMVNAVSMDNVEHAYAVQQLRKSGKNAKITIRRKRKVQIPVSRPGDRETMSEHEEEDSDEDDGHDHHSGHGSQSAFGGASGGTGTGTGRRHDRERSNSGRRDHSASRERSISPRSDRRSQTSSAPPRPAKVTLVKSRKNEVEYGLRLASHIFVKDISPESLAARDGNIQEGDVVLKINGTVTENLSLIDAKKLIERSKGKLKMVVQRDDRATLLNIPDLDDSIPSANNSDRDDISEIHSLTSDHSNRSHGRGSRSRSPDRPEPSDLLRHSPRQISNGSWSFHHRSRDEDRISKPGAMPIVRSSDDGVLSQASDQASSRDDKLLPPLPEPKPVYAQPGQPDVDLPVSPSDAPVPSAAHDESILRPSMKLVKFKKGESVGLRLAGGNDVGIFVAGVLEDSPAANEGLEEGDQILRVNNVDFANIIREEAVLFLLDLPKGEEVTILAQKKKDVYRRIVESDVGDSFYIRTHFEYEKESPYGLSFNKGEVFRVVDTLYNGKLGSWLAIRIGKNHQEVERGIIPNKNRAEQLSSVQYTLPKTPGGDRADFWRFRGLRSSKRNLRKSREDLSAQPVQTKFPAYERVVLREAGFLRPVVLFGPIADVAREKLAREEPDVFELAKTQQQHGGEKSEPRDAGTDQKSTGIIRLHTIKQIIDRDKHAVLDITPNAVDRLNYAQWYPIVVFLNPDTKQGVKTMRTRLCPESRKSARKLFERALKLRKNNHHLFTTTINLNNMNDGWFGALKETIQQQQNQLVWVSEGKADGAAEDDLDIHDDRLSYLSAPGSEYSMYSTDSRHTSDYEDTDTEGGAYTDQELDETLNDDVGPPTEPAITRSSEPVREDPPVIQEPPGYASFQHTVQPDPLNRIDPAGFKAPVPQQKAEAAAVPSIPQQPEPLAETVPPAVDVTVKTVGGLSLDEAPAAHSQPSPNPEAGSLRRPTPELAPQSVTPEPLQSGLASSEPKMFQKDPYSTDNTGRIGHSMKPVTYNPQQGYHPDQQPYRDYDHPPSRYDVSSSGVSSGGGYPEPKYRNYDSNPPYENSVPQYDQQQWNPYSQTLSTANSQGYDPRLPYGDGPDSQYTPPLRYDEPPPHQGFNGRPRYGKPTGPVRYDDPPPPGPDLHYDQDSHLSTYPSAAHSPEPAAQRPAYNQGPTPQQKSYKPQQHDPVPVNSETSPTPPPKAEAPSPSPADASKPFPTRDEQPDDPAMRPQSVLTRVKMFENKRSVSVDRARDTADSSGNKAADLPLKAGGVIPKANSLSNLDQEKTFRAPGPQQPQPPQPQSKVADDIVRSNHYDPDEDEDYYRKQLSYFDRLQAGPNKPQPQAQTTNNYTRTESVEKPSPVEKKYEPVPQVTPSLPPATLPKPAPEAKAPGRDDTVQTNFLPHKSFPEKSPVNGTSVHPPKAAPPATSYNRYAPKPYTMSAKPFARMFDSPKFNHNLLPNDKPETASKGQSPSPVKPQIPPQPMNTDHDSGLDTFTRTMDHRSKHQHNNINAVPKAIPVSPSALDDDEDEDEGHTVVATARGIFNSNGGVLSSIETGVSIIIPQGAIPESVEQEIYFKVCRDNSILPPLDKEKGETLLSPLVMCGPHGLKFSKPVELRLPHCASMTPDGWSFALKSSDSSSGDPKSWQNKSLPGDPNYLVGANCVSVLIDHF, from the exons AGTGCAGCGATGGAGGAAACGGTGATATGGGAACAGCACACAGTGACCCTTCACAGA GCCCCAGGGTTTGGGTTTGGTATTGCCATCTCAGGTGGACGAGACAACCCTCATTTCCAGAGTGGGGAGACGTCCATTGTGATATCTGATGTGCTGAAAGGAGGTCCTGCAGAGGGACTGCTACA aGAAAATGATCGAGTGGTGATGGTCAATGCAGTCTCTATGGACAACGTAGAGCATGCCTACGCAGTGCAGCAGCTCCGAAAGAGTGGCAAAAATGCAAAGATA ACTATTCGTCGGAAAAGGAAAGTGCAGATTCCCGTTTCTCGGCCAGGGGACAGGGAGACGATGTCAGAGCACGAGGAAGAAGACAGTGATGAGGATGATGGCCATGACCACCACAGTGGGCATGGTAGCCAAAGTGCCTTTGGAGGAGCAAGTGGAGGCACTGGCACTGGCACTGGCAGGCGTCATGATCGTGAGCGTAGCAACAGCGGCAGGCGGGATCACAGTGCCTCGCGGGAGAGGAGCATCTCACCACGCTCTGATCGCCGATCACAAACCTCCTCTGCTCCACCCAGGCCTGCCAAGGTCACTCTTGTCAAGTCCCGCAAAAATGAAG TAGAATATGGACTGCGGTTGGCCAGCCACATCTTTGTGAAGGACATCTCTCCTGAGAGCCTTGCTGCCAGAGATGGAAACATCCAGGAGGGAGATGTTGTACTTAAG ATCAATGGCACCGTTACAGAGAACCTATCACTAATAGATGCCAAGAAGCTGATTGAGAGGTCAAAGGGCAAGTTGAAAATGGTGGTGCAGAGAGATGATCGAGCGACGCTGCTCAACATTCCCGACCTTGATGACAGCATCCCATCAGCCAATAACTCCGACAGAGATG ACATTTCAGAAATACACTCACTGACATCAGACCATTCCAATCGATCCCACGGACGAGGTAGTCGATCACGTTCGCCTGACAGGCCCGAACCATCGGACCTTCTCCGTCACTCACCGCGGCAGATCAGCAATGGCAG tTGGAGCTTTCA CCATCGAAGTCGAGATGAGGATCGTATATCTAAACCAGGGGCCATGCCTATAGTCAGAAGCTCTGATGATGGTGTCTTGTCACAGGCTAGCGACCAGGCCAGCTCCAGAGATGACAAACTGTTACCTCCGCTGCCGG AACCAAAGCCAGTTTATGCACAGCCTGGTCAGCCTGACGTGGACCTGCCCGTCAGCCCCTCGGATGCCCCTGTACCCAGCGCGGCTCATGATGAGAGCATCCTCAG GCCGAGTATGAAGCTGGTCAAGTTCAAGAAGGGAGAGAGTGTTGGTCTGCGGTTAGCAGGAGGGAACGACGTGGGAATTTTTGTGGCAGGTGTTTTGGAGGACAGTCCTGCAGCCAATGAGGGGCTTGAGGAGGGAGACCAGATTCTCAGG GTGAACAATGTGGACTTTGCCAACATCATCAGGGAGGAGGCTGTGCTGTTTCTGCTGGATCTCCCAAAAGGAGAAGAAGTTACTATTTTGGCTCAGAAGAAGAAGGATG TGTATCGGAGGATAGTGGAATCGGACGTGGGTGACTCCTTCTACATTAGGACACATTTTGAATATGAAAAAGAGTCACCGTATGGACTGAGCTTTAACAAGGGCGAGGTGTTCCGAGTAGTGGACACGCTCTACAACGGCAAATTAGGATCCTGGCTTGCTATCCGTATTGGCAAGAATCATCAGGAAGTGGAAAGAGGCATCATCCCCAACAAGAACAG AGCTGAGCAGCTATCCAGTGTGCAGTACACCCTCCCCAAAACACCAGGGGGCGACAGAGCGGACTTCTGGAGATTCCGTGGATTGCGAAGCTCGAAGAGGAATTTGCGGAAGAGCAGGGAAGACCTGTCAGCCCAGCCAGTTCAGACCAAGTTCCCTGCCTATGAGAGGGTGGTGCTGAGGGAAG CTGGGTTCCTGAGGCCTGTGGTTCTCTTTGGGCCGATAGCAGATGTGGCCAGAGAGAAACTGGCCAGGGAAGAGCCAGACGTTTTTGAACTAGCAA aaACACAGCAACAACACGGAGGGGAAA AGAGTGAACCTAGGGATGCAGGAACCGACCAGAAAAGCACCGGCATCATTCGCCTTCACACCATCAAACAGATCATTGACCGG GACAAGCACGCAGTGCTGGACATCACCCCTAATGCAGTGGACCGTCTGAACTACGCTCAGTGGTATCCAATTGTGGTGTTTCTCAACCCAGACACAAAGCAGGGCGTCAAGACCATGAGGACCCGCCTTTGCCCTGAGTCTAGAAAGAGCGCCAGGAAGCTTTTTGAACGAGCCCTCAAATTACGAAAGAACAACCACCACCTCTTTACCA CGACTATTAACTTAAACAACATGAATGATGGTTGGTTTGGAGCACTAAAAGAGACaatccagcagcagcagaaccaGCTGGTGTGGGTTTCAGAGGGCaaa GCTGACGGGGCAGCTGAGGATGACCTGGACATCCACGACGACCGCCTGTCCTACCTGTCGGCGCCAGGCAGTGAGTATTCTATGTACAGCACTGACAGCCGCCACACCTCCGACTACGAGGACACGGACACAGAGGGTGGAGCCTATACTGACCAGGAGCTGGATGAAACGCTGAATGATGACGTGGGTCCACCCACGGAGCCTGCCATCACCCGCTCGTCTGAGCCTGTCCGCGAGGACCCGCCTGTCATCCAGGAGCCCCCTGGCTACGCTAGCTTCCAGCACACAGTGCAGCCGGACCCCCTGAACCGCATTGACCCGGCTGGATTCAAGGCACCAGTGCCGCAGCAG AAAGCAGAGGCCGCTGCCGTCCCTAGCATCCCCCAGCAGCCTGAGCCCCTGGCTGAGACAGTGCCCCCTGCTGTCGACGTTACTGTAAAAACTGTAGGGGGTCTGAGCCTTGACGAGGCTCCTGCAGCTCACAGCCAGCCAAGCCCCAACCCAGAGGCTGGCTCACTTAGGAGGCCCACCCCTGAGCTAGCACCTCAGAGCGTCACACCAGAACCTCTACAGTCTGGACTGGCCAGTTCAGAACCAAAG ATGTTTCAGAAGGATCCATACAGCACAGACAACACTGGGAGAATCGGTCACAGTATGAAGCCTGTGACTTACAACCCTCAACAGGGATATCACCCTGACCAGCAGCCATACAGAGATTATGACCACCCACCTAGTCGGTATGATGTCAGCAGCAGTGGAGTCAGCAGCGGAGGTGGTTACCCAGAACCAAAGTACCGAAACTATGACTCTAACCCGCCCTACGAGAACAGTGTGCCTCAGTACGACCAACAACAGTGGAACCCCTACAGCCAAACGCTGTCTACTGCCAATTCCCAGGGCTACGATCCCCGTTTGCCATACGGCGACGGCCCGGACTCCCAGTACACCCCTCCTCTCCGCTATGACGAGCCACCACCTCATCAGGGATTCAACGGACGGCCTCGCTACGGTAAACCGACAGGGCCTGTCCGTTATGATGATCCTCCACCTCCAGGGCCTGACCTGCACTACGACCAAGATTCTCACCTGAGCACGTACCCCTCAGCTGCCCACTCCCCAGAACCTGCTGCTCAGCGGCCTGCCTACAACCAGGGACCAACGCCGCAACAAAAGAGTTACAAACCTCAGCAGCATGACCCTGTTCCTGTGAACTCTGAAACTAGCCCCACACCACCTCCCAAAGCAGAGGCACCCTCACCTTCCCCTGCAGATGCTTCAAAGCCTTTCCCTACCAGAGATGAGCAACCGGATGACCCTGCCATGCGGCCACAGTCAGTCCTGACAAGGGTCAAGATGTTTGAGAACAAACGCTCTGTGTCCGTGGATAGAGCCAGAGATACAGCGGATTCTTCTGGAAACAAG GCAGCCGATTTACCTTTGAAAGCAGGTGGAGTAATCCCTAAAGCAAATTCTCTGAGCAACCTGGATCAAGAGAAGACCTTTAG AGCCCCAGGGCCTCAGCAGCCTCAGCCGCCTCAGCCTCAGTCCAAGGTAGCTGATGACATTGTGCGCTCCAACCATTATGACCCTGATGAGGACGAGGACTACTACAGGAAACAGCTGTCTTACTTTGATAGGCTCCAGGCCGGTCCCAACAAACCCCAGCCACAAGCACAAACAACTAACAACTACACAAG GACGGAGTCGGTGGAGAAACCAAGTCCAGTGGAGAAAAAATATGAACCAGTTCCCCAGGTGACGCCTTCTCTGCCACCAGCCACACTGCCCAAACCTGCACCTGAAG CCAAAGCTCCGGGCCGAGACGACACTGTCCAGACCAACTTCCTGCCTCACAAGAGTTTCCCTGAGAAGTCTCCGGTTAATGGCACTAGTGTACATCCTCCAAAAGCAGCTCCACCAGCAACCAGCTACAACCGCTACGCGCCCAAGCCCTACACTATGTCTGCCAAGCCGTTTGCGCGCATGTTCGACAGTCCTAAGTTCAACCACAACCTTCTGCCCAATGACAAGCCTGAGACTGCTTCAAAG GGCCAGAGCCCCAGCCCAGTGAAGCCTCAGATTCCCCCGCAGCCCATGAACACAGACCATGACAGTGGTCTGGATACTTTCACTCGCACTATGGACCACCGCTCCAAACACCAGCACAACAACATCAACGCTGTTCCCAAGGCCATCCCTGTGAG CCCCAGTGCCCtggatgatgatgaggatgaggatgagggcCACACGGTGGTTGCAACTGCTCGAGGTATATTCAACTCTAATGGTGGCGTCCTGAGCTCCATCGAGACAGGTGTCAGCATAATTATCCCACAGGGTGCCATCCCTGAAAGTGTGGAGCAGGAGATCTACTTCAAAGTCTGCAGAGACAACAGCATCCTACCACCACTCGACAAGGAGAAAG gAGAGACTCTGCTCAGCCCTCTGGTGATGTGTGGACCTCATGGCCTCAAGTTTTCGAAGCCTGTGGAGCTGCGCTTACCTCACTGTGCGTCTATGACCCCTGATGGTTGGTCTTTTGCTCTAAAATCCTCCGACTCCTCGTCGG GTGACCCAAAAAGCTGGCAGAACAAGTCTCTTCCCGGAGACCCCAACTACCTGGTGGGAGCCAACTGCGTTTCTGTGCTCATTGACCACTTTTAA
- the tjp1a gene encoding tight junction protein ZO-1 isoform X6: MKYQKYITVMQMAMGVTASNKDCLPTKRQLWVTPQDEETSPSGAPGCSDEPTGATGGAGAMAITATSTLSLPMSQGKPSLRRIKGRIHRSKSLDSMDLLDSNSTVGAAEDHPTFTHLHTARACGGTQTRAKESPWVNRSWNQTVGRHMHACVSAAMEETVIWEQHTVTLHRAPGFGFGIAISGGRDNPHFQSGETSIVISDVLKGGPAEGLLQENDRVVMVNAVSMDNVEHAYAVQQLRKSGKNAKITIRRKRKVQIPVSRPGDRETMSEHEEEDSDEDDGHDHHSGHGSQSAFGGASGGTGTGTGRRHDRERSNSGRRDHSASRERSISPRSDRRSQTSSAPPRPAKVTLVKSRKNEVEYGLRLASHIFVKDISPESLAARDGNIQEGDVVLKINGTVTENLSLIDAKKLIERSKGKLKMVVQRDDRATLLNIPDLDDSIPSANNSDRDDISEIHSLTSDHSNRSHGRGSRSRSPDRPEPSDLLRHSPRQISNGSHRSRDEDRISKPGAMPIVRSSDDGVLSQASDQASSRDDKLLPPLPEPKPVYAQPGQPDVDLPVSPSDAPVPSAAHDESILRPSMKLVKFKKGESVGLRLAGGNDVGIFVAGVLEDSPAANEGLEEGDQILRVNNVDFANIIREEAVLFLLDLPKGEEVTILAQKKKDVYRRIVESDVGDSFYIRTHFEYEKESPYGLSFNKGEVFRVVDTLYNGKLGSWLAIRIGKNHQEVERGIIPNKNRAEQLSSVQYTLPKTPGGDRADFWRFRGLRSSKRNLRKSREDLSAQPVQTKFPAYERVVLREAGFLRPVVLFGPIADVAREKLAREEPDVFELAKTQQQHGGEKSEPRDAGTDQKSTGIIRLHTIKQIIDRDKHAVLDITPNAVDRLNYAQWYPIVVFLNPDTKQGVKTMRTRLCPESRKSARKLFERALKLRKNNHHLFTTTINLNNMNDGWFGALKETIQQQQNQLVWVSEGKADGAAEDDLDIHDDRLSYLSAPGSEYSMYSTDSRHTSDYEDTDTEGGAYTDQELDETLNDDVGPPTEPAITRSSEPVREDPPVIQEPPGYASFQHTVQPDPLNRIDPAGFKAPVPQQKAEAAAVPSIPQQPEPLAETVPPAVDVTVKTVGGLSLDEAPAAHSQPSPNPEAGSLRRPTPELAPQSVTPEPLQSGLASSEPKMFQKDPYSTDNTGRIGHSMKPVTYNPQQGYHPDQQPYRDYDHPPSRYDVSSSGVSSGGGYPEPKYRNYDSNPPYENSVPQYDQQQWNPYSQTLSTANSQGYDPRLPYGDGPDSQYTPPLRYDEPPPHQGFNGRPRYGKPTGPVRYDDPPPPGPDLHYDQDSHLSTYPSAAHSPEPAAQRPAYNQGPTPQQKSYKPQQHDPVPVNSETSPTPPPKAEAPSPSPADASKPFPTRDEQPDDPAMRPQSVLTRVKMFENKRSVSVDRARDTADSSGNKAADLPLKAGGVIPKANSLSNLDQEKTFRAPGPQQPQPPQPQSKVADDIVRSNHYDPDEDEDYYRKQLSYFDRLQAGPNKPQPQAQTTNNYTRTESVEKPSPVEKKYEPVPQVTPSLPPATLPKPAPEAKAPGRDDTVQTNFLPHKSFPEKSPVNGTSVHPPKAAPPATSYNRYAPKPYTMSAKPFARMFDSPKFNHNLLPNDKPETASKGQSPSPVKPQIPPQPMNTDHDSGLDTFTRTMDHRSKHQHNNINAVPKAIPVSPSALDDDEDEDEGHTVVATARGIFNSNGGVLSSIETGVSIIIPQGAIPESVEQEIYFKVCRDNSILPPLDKEKGETLLSPLVMCGPHGLKFSKPVELRLPHCASMTPDGWSFALKSSDSSSGDPKSWQNKSLPGDPNYLVGANCVSVLIDHF; this comes from the exons AGTGCAGCGATGGAGGAAACGGTGATATGGGAACAGCACACAGTGACCCTTCACAGA GCCCCAGGGTTTGGGTTTGGTATTGCCATCTCAGGTGGACGAGACAACCCTCATTTCCAGAGTGGGGAGACGTCCATTGTGATATCTGATGTGCTGAAAGGAGGTCCTGCAGAGGGACTGCTACA aGAAAATGATCGAGTGGTGATGGTCAATGCAGTCTCTATGGACAACGTAGAGCATGCCTACGCAGTGCAGCAGCTCCGAAAGAGTGGCAAAAATGCAAAGATA ACTATTCGTCGGAAAAGGAAAGTGCAGATTCCCGTTTCTCGGCCAGGGGACAGGGAGACGATGTCAGAGCACGAGGAAGAAGACAGTGATGAGGATGATGGCCATGACCACCACAGTGGGCATGGTAGCCAAAGTGCCTTTGGAGGAGCAAGTGGAGGCACTGGCACTGGCACTGGCAGGCGTCATGATCGTGAGCGTAGCAACAGCGGCAGGCGGGATCACAGTGCCTCGCGGGAGAGGAGCATCTCACCACGCTCTGATCGCCGATCACAAACCTCCTCTGCTCCACCCAGGCCTGCCAAGGTCACTCTTGTCAAGTCCCGCAAAAATGAAG TAGAATATGGACTGCGGTTGGCCAGCCACATCTTTGTGAAGGACATCTCTCCTGAGAGCCTTGCTGCCAGAGATGGAAACATCCAGGAGGGAGATGTTGTACTTAAG ATCAATGGCACCGTTACAGAGAACCTATCACTAATAGATGCCAAGAAGCTGATTGAGAGGTCAAAGGGCAAGTTGAAAATGGTGGTGCAGAGAGATGATCGAGCGACGCTGCTCAACATTCCCGACCTTGATGACAGCATCCCATCAGCCAATAACTCCGACAGAGATG ACATTTCAGAAATACACTCACTGACATCAGACCATTCCAATCGATCCCACGGACGAGGTAGTCGATCACGTTCGCCTGACAGGCCCGAACCATCGGACCTTCTCCGTCACTCACCGCGGCAGATCAGCAATGGCAG CCATCGAAGTCGAGATGAGGATCGTATATCTAAACCAGGGGCCATGCCTATAGTCAGAAGCTCTGATGATGGTGTCTTGTCACAGGCTAGCGACCAGGCCAGCTCCAGAGATGACAAACTGTTACCTCCGCTGCCGG AACCAAAGCCAGTTTATGCACAGCCTGGTCAGCCTGACGTGGACCTGCCCGTCAGCCCCTCGGATGCCCCTGTACCCAGCGCGGCTCATGATGAGAGCATCCTCAG GCCGAGTATGAAGCTGGTCAAGTTCAAGAAGGGAGAGAGTGTTGGTCTGCGGTTAGCAGGAGGGAACGACGTGGGAATTTTTGTGGCAGGTGTTTTGGAGGACAGTCCTGCAGCCAATGAGGGGCTTGAGGAGGGAGACCAGATTCTCAGG GTGAACAATGTGGACTTTGCCAACATCATCAGGGAGGAGGCTGTGCTGTTTCTGCTGGATCTCCCAAAAGGAGAAGAAGTTACTATTTTGGCTCAGAAGAAGAAGGATG TGTATCGGAGGATAGTGGAATCGGACGTGGGTGACTCCTTCTACATTAGGACACATTTTGAATATGAAAAAGAGTCACCGTATGGACTGAGCTTTAACAAGGGCGAGGTGTTCCGAGTAGTGGACACGCTCTACAACGGCAAATTAGGATCCTGGCTTGCTATCCGTATTGGCAAGAATCATCAGGAAGTGGAAAGAGGCATCATCCCCAACAAGAACAG AGCTGAGCAGCTATCCAGTGTGCAGTACACCCTCCCCAAAACACCAGGGGGCGACAGAGCGGACTTCTGGAGATTCCGTGGATTGCGAAGCTCGAAGAGGAATTTGCGGAAGAGCAGGGAAGACCTGTCAGCCCAGCCAGTTCAGACCAAGTTCCCTGCCTATGAGAGGGTGGTGCTGAGGGAAG CTGGGTTCCTGAGGCCTGTGGTTCTCTTTGGGCCGATAGCAGATGTGGCCAGAGAGAAACTGGCCAGGGAAGAGCCAGACGTTTTTGAACTAGCAA aaACACAGCAACAACACGGAGGGGAAA AGAGTGAACCTAGGGATGCAGGAACCGACCAGAAAAGCACCGGCATCATTCGCCTTCACACCATCAAACAGATCATTGACCGG GACAAGCACGCAGTGCTGGACATCACCCCTAATGCAGTGGACCGTCTGAACTACGCTCAGTGGTATCCAATTGTGGTGTTTCTCAACCCAGACACAAAGCAGGGCGTCAAGACCATGAGGACCCGCCTTTGCCCTGAGTCTAGAAAGAGCGCCAGGAAGCTTTTTGAACGAGCCCTCAAATTACGAAAGAACAACCACCACCTCTTTACCA CGACTATTAACTTAAACAACATGAATGATGGTTGGTTTGGAGCACTAAAAGAGACaatccagcagcagcagaaccaGCTGGTGTGGGTTTCAGAGGGCaaa GCTGACGGGGCAGCTGAGGATGACCTGGACATCCACGACGACCGCCTGTCCTACCTGTCGGCGCCAGGCAGTGAGTATTCTATGTACAGCACTGACAGCCGCCACACCTCCGACTACGAGGACACGGACACAGAGGGTGGAGCCTATACTGACCAGGAGCTGGATGAAACGCTGAATGATGACGTGGGTCCACCCACGGAGCCTGCCATCACCCGCTCGTCTGAGCCTGTCCGCGAGGACCCGCCTGTCATCCAGGAGCCCCCTGGCTACGCTAGCTTCCAGCACACAGTGCAGCCGGACCCCCTGAACCGCATTGACCCGGCTGGATTCAAGGCACCAGTGCCGCAGCAG AAAGCAGAGGCCGCTGCCGTCCCTAGCATCCCCCAGCAGCCTGAGCCCCTGGCTGAGACAGTGCCCCCTGCTGTCGACGTTACTGTAAAAACTGTAGGGGGTCTGAGCCTTGACGAGGCTCCTGCAGCTCACAGCCAGCCAAGCCCCAACCCAGAGGCTGGCTCACTTAGGAGGCCCACCCCTGAGCTAGCACCTCAGAGCGTCACACCAGAACCTCTACAGTCTGGACTGGCCAGTTCAGAACCAAAG ATGTTTCAGAAGGATCCATACAGCACAGACAACACTGGGAGAATCGGTCACAGTATGAAGCCTGTGACTTACAACCCTCAACAGGGATATCACCCTGACCAGCAGCCATACAGAGATTATGACCACCCACCTAGTCGGTATGATGTCAGCAGCAGTGGAGTCAGCAGCGGAGGTGGTTACCCAGAACCAAAGTACCGAAACTATGACTCTAACCCGCCCTACGAGAACAGTGTGCCTCAGTACGACCAACAACAGTGGAACCCCTACAGCCAAACGCTGTCTACTGCCAATTCCCAGGGCTACGATCCCCGTTTGCCATACGGCGACGGCCCGGACTCCCAGTACACCCCTCCTCTCCGCTATGACGAGCCACCACCTCATCAGGGATTCAACGGACGGCCTCGCTACGGTAAACCGACAGGGCCTGTCCGTTATGATGATCCTCCACCTCCAGGGCCTGACCTGCACTACGACCAAGATTCTCACCTGAGCACGTACCCCTCAGCTGCCCACTCCCCAGAACCTGCTGCTCAGCGGCCTGCCTACAACCAGGGACCAACGCCGCAACAAAAGAGTTACAAACCTCAGCAGCATGACCCTGTTCCTGTGAACTCTGAAACTAGCCCCACACCACCTCCCAAAGCAGAGGCACCCTCACCTTCCCCTGCAGATGCTTCAAAGCCTTTCCCTACCAGAGATGAGCAACCGGATGACCCTGCCATGCGGCCACAGTCAGTCCTGACAAGGGTCAAGATGTTTGAGAACAAACGCTCTGTGTCCGTGGATAGAGCCAGAGATACAGCGGATTCTTCTGGAAACAAG GCAGCCGATTTACCTTTGAAAGCAGGTGGAGTAATCCCTAAAGCAAATTCTCTGAGCAACCTGGATCAAGAGAAGACCTTTAG AGCCCCAGGGCCTCAGCAGCCTCAGCCGCCTCAGCCTCAGTCCAAGGTAGCTGATGACATTGTGCGCTCCAACCATTATGACCCTGATGAGGACGAGGACTACTACAGGAAACAGCTGTCTTACTTTGATAGGCTCCAGGCCGGTCCCAACAAACCCCAGCCACAAGCACAAACAACTAACAACTACACAAG GACGGAGTCGGTGGAGAAACCAAGTCCAGTGGAGAAAAAATATGAACCAGTTCCCCAGGTGACGCCTTCTCTGCCACCAGCCACACTGCCCAAACCTGCACCTGAAG CCAAAGCTCCGGGCCGAGACGACACTGTCCAGACCAACTTCCTGCCTCACAAGAGTTTCCCTGAGAAGTCTCCGGTTAATGGCACTAGTGTACATCCTCCAAAAGCAGCTCCACCAGCAACCAGCTACAACCGCTACGCGCCCAAGCCCTACACTATGTCTGCCAAGCCGTTTGCGCGCATGTTCGACAGTCCTAAGTTCAACCACAACCTTCTGCCCAATGACAAGCCTGAGACTGCTTCAAAG GGCCAGAGCCCCAGCCCAGTGAAGCCTCAGATTCCCCCGCAGCCCATGAACACAGACCATGACAGTGGTCTGGATACTTTCACTCGCACTATGGACCACCGCTCCAAACACCAGCACAACAACATCAACGCTGTTCCCAAGGCCATCCCTGTGAG CCCCAGTGCCCtggatgatgatgaggatgaggatgagggcCACACGGTGGTTGCAACTGCTCGAGGTATATTCAACTCTAATGGTGGCGTCCTGAGCTCCATCGAGACAGGTGTCAGCATAATTATCCCACAGGGTGCCATCCCTGAAAGTGTGGAGCAGGAGATCTACTTCAAAGTCTGCAGAGACAACAGCATCCTACCACCACTCGACAAGGAGAAAG gAGAGACTCTGCTCAGCCCTCTGGTGATGTGTGGACCTCATGGCCTCAAGTTTTCGAAGCCTGTGGAGCTGCGCTTACCTCACTGTGCGTCTATGACCCCTGATGGTTGGTCTTTTGCTCTAAAATCCTCCGACTCCTCGTCGG GTGACCCAAAAAGCTGGCAGAACAAGTCTCTTCCCGGAGACCCCAACTACCTGGTGGGAGCCAACTGCGTTTCTGTGCTCATTGACCACTTTTAA